A stretch of Solirubrobacterales bacterium DNA encodes these proteins:
- a CDS encoding phosphoribosylaminoimidazolesuccinocarboxamide synthase, whose amino-acid sequence MPPRIDDLKLVNSGKVREIYEIEDDLLLVASDRISIYDVIMPTTIPDKGRVLTQMSNFWFGNTGRIVPNHFLSGEVPAEVEGRAVRVRKLEMYPVECIVRGYLSGSGWKEYQATGEVCGVGLPEGLRESDRLPRPIFTPSTKAELGEHDENVSFERAVEVVGNRDLMEELRRISIELYEYGAGHAAEQGIILADTKFEFGSHAGAEIVLGDEVLTPDSSRYWPADLYEPGRAQPSFDKQFVRDWANDAGWDHSPPAPELPDEVVQQTREKYLEAYHRITGNELEGAGV is encoded by the coding sequence ATGCCACCCAGAATCGATGACCTCAAGCTCGTCAACTCCGGCAAGGTCCGCGAGATCTACGAGATCGAGGACGACCTGCTGCTGGTCGCCTCCGACCGGATCTCGATCTACGACGTGATCATGCCGACCACGATCCCGGACAAGGGCAGGGTTCTGACCCAGATGTCCAACTTCTGGTTCGGGAACACCGGCCGGATCGTGCCGAACCACTTCCTCTCGGGCGAGGTGCCGGCCGAGGTCGAGGGCCGGGCGGTCCGGGTGCGGAAACTCGAGATGTACCCGGTCGAGTGCATCGTCCGTGGCTACCTCTCCGGCTCCGGCTGGAAGGAGTACCAGGCGACCGGAGAGGTCTGTGGAGTTGGCCTGCCGGAGGGATTGAGGGAGTCGGACCGGTTGCCGCGACCGATCTTCACTCCCTCCACCAAGGCGGAGCTCGGCGAGCACGACGAGAACGTCAGTTTCGAACGGGCGGTGGAGGTGGTCGGGAACCGGGATCTGATGGAGGAACTTCGCCGGATCTCGATCGAGCTGTACGAGTACGGGGCCGGCCACGCGGCCGAACAGGGGATCATCCTCGCCGATACCAAGTTCGAGTTCGGCAGCCACGCCGGGGCCGAGATCGTGCTCGGTGACGAGGTCCTCACCCCGGACTCCTCCCGTTACTGGCCGGCCGACCTCTACGAACCGGGCCGGGCTCAGCCGTCCTTCGACAAACAGTTCGTGCGCGACTGGGCCAACGACGCCGGCTGGGACCACAGCCCGCCCGCCCCGGAACTGCCGGACGAGGTGGTTCAGCAGACCCGTGAGAAGTACCTCGAGGCCTACCACCGAATTACCGGCAACGAACTGGAAGGGGCCGGGGTTTGA
- the purL gene encoding phosphoribosylformylglycinamidine synthase subunit PurL: MIDGTDAGSAHRELGLTDAEYSLICEKMGREPNGVELAMFSLLWSEHCAYKHSRKLLRQLPTEGPRVVMGPGENAGAVDIGNGHSIAFKVESHNHPSAVEPFQGAATGVGGILRDVIALGARPIAMLDSLRFGEPDTERTRYLVDGVVRGIGHYGNSMGIPTVGGEIYFEPPYEQNPLVNAMCVGIARTEEMVRAAAAGAGNRVVLFGSLTGRDGIGGASVLASAELDEGDDAKRPTVQIGDPFEESKLLECCQELLADGLLVSLQDLGAAGLTSSAGEMASAGETGIDIDVGLVPLREADMEPFEIMVSESQERMLAVVEPTKVEAVLALCDKWQTASAVIGEVTDNGIFRILKHGATVGEIAVHDLVDGCPLYDLDPEEPVEWIYPNRQTLPNDTDPSEILLSLLAAPSIASKRWAYDQYDSIVGSRTAHRAGATDAAVLNIPESGRAIAVAIDGNGRRVACDPRQGAIEATLECAANLACVGAEPLGVTNCLNFGNPEKPTVAWQLGEAIAGLAAACRALDAPVVGGNVSLYNETPSGPIYPTPVIGMVGELPDAETAGGRPWENEDSIAIIGPFNPSLAGSELEKQRGELGRGLPEVAIDPARKAIELVREAVRAGRVRTATDISDGGIAATLSELAVASGVGVQAELGPFITRVECSAEDALFGEGPGGFILAGSPAELEQLGGRGVPVELIGRVGGGLIEITADDLSVRILVDEARAAHDSLAARIESDQPGLTH, from the coding sequence GTGATCGACGGTACGGATGCCGGGTCCGCCCACCGTGAGCTCGGCCTGACCGACGCCGAGTACAGCCTGATCTGCGAAAAGATGGGTCGCGAGCCGAACGGGGTCGAGCTGGCGATGTTCTCGCTGCTCTGGTCCGAGCACTGCGCCTACAAGCACTCCCGCAAGCTGCTCCGGCAGCTTCCCACCGAGGGTCCGAGAGTGGTGATGGGACCGGGCGAGAATGCCGGAGCGGTGGACATCGGCAACGGCCACTCGATCGCCTTCAAGGTCGAGTCCCACAACCACCCTTCGGCGGTCGAACCGTTCCAGGGGGCCGCCACCGGGGTCGGGGGAATCCTGCGCGACGTGATCGCGCTGGGAGCCCGGCCGATCGCGATGCTGGACTCGCTCCGATTCGGTGAACCGGACACCGAACGCACCCGCTACCTGGTCGACGGAGTTGTCCGCGGAATCGGCCACTACGGAAACTCGATGGGGATCCCGACGGTCGGCGGCGAGATCTACTTCGAGCCGCCCTACGAGCAGAACCCGCTGGTCAACGCGATGTGTGTCGGGATCGCCCGGACCGAGGAGATGGTCCGGGCGGCGGCAGCCGGGGCCGGGAACAGGGTCGTCCTGTTCGGCTCCCTCACCGGACGGGACGGGATCGGCGGAGCTTCCGTCCTCGCCTCGGCCGAGCTCGACGAAGGTGACGACGCCAAGCGGCCCACGGTCCAGATCGGCGACCCGTTCGAGGAGTCGAAACTGCTCGAGTGCTGCCAGGAGCTCCTGGCCGACGGCCTGCTGGTTTCACTCCAGGACCTCGGCGCGGCCGGACTCACCTCTTCGGCCGGCGAGATGGCCTCGGCCGGCGAGACCGGAATCGACATCGACGTCGGGCTGGTGCCGCTGCGGGAGGCAGACATGGAGCCGTTCGAGATCATGGTCTCCGAGTCCCAGGAACGGATGCTGGCGGTGGTCGAGCCGACCAAGGTGGAGGCCGTCCTCGCCCTCTGCGACAAGTGGCAGACCGCCTCTGCGGTGATCGGCGAGGTGACCGACAACGGCATCTTCCGGATCCTGAAGCACGGTGCCACGGTCGGCGAGATCGCGGTTCACGACCTGGTCGACGGCTGCCCGCTCTACGACCTCGATCCCGAGGAACCGGTCGAGTGGATCTACCCGAACCGCCAGACCCTGCCGAACGACACCGACCCGAGCGAGATCCTGCTCTCGCTGCTCGCCGCACCGTCGATCGCCTCGAAACGGTGGGCGTACGACCAGTACGACTCGATTGTCGGTTCGCGGACCGCACACCGGGCCGGGGCGACCGACGCCGCGGTGCTGAACATCCCCGAGTCCGGCCGGGCGATCGCGGTGGCGATCGACGGCAACGGCCGCCGCGTGGCCTGTGATCCCCGCCAGGGGGCGATCGAGGCCACCCTCGAGTGCGCCGCCAATCTGGCCTGCGTCGGGGCGGAACCGCTCGGTGTGACCAACTGTCTCAACTTCGGCAACCCGGAAAAGCCGACCGTCGCCTGGCAGCTCGGGGAGGCGATCGCCGGCCTGGCCGCGGCCTGCCGGGCGCTCGACGCCCCGGTGGTCGGTGGCAACGTCTCGCTCTACAACGAGACCCCGTCCGGCCCGATCTACCCAACCCCGGTGATCGGCATGGTCGGCGAGCTGCCGGACGCCGAGACTGCCGGCGGTCGGCCCTGGGAAAACGAGGACTCGATCGCGATTATCGGTCCTTTCAATCCTTCCCTGGCCGGCTCGGAACTGGAGAAGCAGCGCGGCGAACTCGGCCGGGGCCTCCCCGAGGTTGCGATCGACCCGGCGCGGAAGGCGATCGAGCTGGTCCGCGAGGCGGTCCGCGCCGGCCGGGTCCGGACCGCGACCGACATCTCCGACGGCGGCATCGCCGCCACCCTTTCGGAACTGGCCGTGGCCTCCGGGGTCGGGGTCCAGGCCGAACTCGGCCCCTTCATCACCCGGGTCGAGTGCTCGGCCGAGGACGCACTTTTTGGCGAGGGACCGGGTGGATTCATCCTCGCCGGCAGCCCGGCCGAGCTCGAGCAGCTCGGTGGCCGAGGAGTGCCGGTGGAGCTGATCGGCCGGGTCGGAGGGGGTCTGATCGAGATCACCGCGGATGACCTGAGCGTCCGGATCTTGGTCGACGAGGCCCGCGCCGCCCACGACTCCCTCGCGGCCCGGATCGAGTCGGACCAACCCGGCCTCACCCACTGA
- the purQ gene encoding phosphoribosylformylglycinamidine synthase subunit PurQ — translation MSVNWGVLQFPGSCDERDALNACLLATGGHGSARLVWHEETDLSGLDAIVVPGGFSYGDYLRAGAIAGLSPVMGAVADFAADGGPVLGICNGFQVLCEAELLPGALLDNTGTRFICRQGDLVVGDAESPFLTGLTAGETVSVPFKHQSGRFFAPPELLAEIEANRQVAFRYAPGQNPNGSLGDIAGVTNEAGNVLGLMPHPEHAVESFTGSTDGLALFRGVAGAIAGSPA, via the coding sequence GTGAGCGTGAACTGGGGGGTACTGCAGTTCCCCGGTTCCTGCGACGAACGTGACGCGCTCAACGCCTGTCTGCTCGCCACCGGCGGCCACGGTTCGGCCCGGCTGGTCTGGCACGAGGAGACCGACCTCTCGGGACTGGACGCGATCGTGGTTCCGGGTGGCTTCTCCTACGGGGACTACCTGCGGGCCGGGGCGATCGCCGGTCTCTCCCCGGTGATGGGCGCGGTCGCCGATTTCGCTGCCGACGGCGGGCCCGTTCTCGGCATCTGCAACGGCTTCCAGGTGCTCTGCGAAGCCGAACTGCTGCCCGGGGCATTGCTCGACAACACCGGCACCCGCTTCATCTGCCGGCAGGGCGACCTGGTGGTCGGTGATGCGGAATCACCCTTCCTGACCGGGCTCACCGCCGGGGAGACGGTCTCGGTTCCCTTCAAGCATCAGTCGGGCCGCTTCTTCGCCCCGCCGGAGCTGCTGGCGGAGATTGAAGCGAACCGGCAGGTTGCCTTCCGCTACGCCCCCGGACAGAACCCGAACGGTTCGCTGGGCGACATCGCAGGAGTGACCAACGAGGCGGGCAACGTGCTCGGCCTGATGCCTCACCCCGAGCACGCGGTCGAGTCATTCACCGGTTCAACCGACGGGCTGGCCCTGTTCCGCGGGGTTGCCGGAGCGATCGCCGGGAGCCCGGCGTGA
- the purS gene encoding phosphoribosylformylglycinamidine synthase subunit PurS has protein sequence MRVLIRPKEGILDAQGKAVETALPALGFEGIREVRVGRIVELEADSTERLEELCEKLLANPLIEDYEIVTPA, from the coding sequence GTGCGGGTTCTGATCCGGCCCAAGGAAGGCATCCTCGACGCCCAGGGCAAGGCGGTCGAGACCGCCCTGCCGGCGCTCGGCTTCGAGGGGATCCGAGAGGTGCGGGTCGGTCGGATCGTCGAGCTCGAGGCGGACTCGACCGAACGGCTGGAGGAGCTCTGCGAGAAGCTGCTCGCCAATCCCCTGATCGAGGACTACGAGATCGTGACCCCGGCGTGA